A portion of the Brevundimonas pondensis genome contains these proteins:
- the gltX gene encoding glutamate--tRNA ligase — protein MSVKVRFAPSPTGKLHVGNVRTALVNWLFAKGQGGAFVLRIDDTDLARSTQEYEDGIETDLTWLGLAWDERYNQSKRFDRYEEAAARLKASGRLYACYETSEELDRRRKVQLSRGLPPIYDRAALLLTEAEKAAYEAEGRRPHWRFKLEGKRVAWEDLARGHAEVDTASMSDPVLIREDGLFLYTLPSVVDDIDMDITHIIRGEDHVTNTGAQIEIFEALNAKVPGFAHMPLLVGADGAALSKRLGSLSISDMRDQGYEPIAITSHLGKIGTSDNLEVAPSVEALGQAFAFSKMGRSPARYDTADLDRLNAQALHGMTYAEAQPRLAALGADLGEVFWDTVRGNLNKFADVADMARIVTGPVTPVIEDAAFAAAALEVLPEVIDAGAWSAWTAAVKDKTGAKGKGLFMPLRLALTGQAHGPDMAAMAPLIGREAIVRRLKGEAG, from the coding sequence ATGTCCGTCAAGGTTCGTTTCGCCCCGTCGCCCACGGGTAAGCTGCACGTCGGCAATGTCCGCACCGCTCTGGTGAACTGGCTGTTCGCCAAGGGGCAGGGCGGCGCGTTCGTTCTGCGCATCGACGACACCGACCTGGCGCGCTCGACGCAAGAGTATGAAGACGGAATCGAGACCGACCTGACCTGGCTGGGTCTGGCCTGGGACGAGCGTTACAACCAGTCCAAGCGGTTCGACCGTTATGAGGAGGCCGCCGCGCGCCTGAAGGCGTCGGGCCGTCTCTACGCCTGTTACGAGACTTCCGAGGAACTGGATCGCCGCCGCAAGGTGCAGCTGTCGCGGGGCCTACCGCCCATCTATGACCGCGCCGCCCTGCTGCTGACCGAGGCCGAGAAGGCCGCCTATGAGGCCGAGGGCCGCCGCCCGCACTGGCGCTTCAAGCTGGAAGGCAAGCGCGTCGCCTGGGAGGATCTGGCGCGTGGTCACGCCGAGGTGGACACCGCCTCGATGTCGGACCCGGTGCTGATCCGCGAGGACGGCCTGTTCCTCTATACCCTGCCGTCGGTCGTCGATGACATCGACATGGACATCACCCACATCATCCGGGGCGAGGACCACGTCACCAACACCGGGGCGCAGATCGAGATCTTTGAGGCCCTGAACGCCAAGGTGCCGGGCTTTGCTCACATGCCGCTGCTGGTCGGGGCAGACGGCGCGGCCCTGTCCAAGCGTCTGGGCTCGCTGTCGATCAGCGACATGCGCGACCAGGGCTATGAGCCGATCGCCATCACCAGCCACCTGGGCAAGATCGGCACCTCGGACAATCTGGAGGTCGCGCCGTCGGTCGAGGCCCTGGGCCAGGCCTTCGCCTTTTCCAAGATGGGCCGTTCGCCGGCGCGCTACGACACCGCCGACCTGGACCGTCTGAACGCCCAGGCTCTGCATGGGATGACCTATGCCGAGGCGCAGCCGCGTCTGGCGGCGCTGGGCGCTGATCTGGGCGAGGTGTTCTGGGACACGGTGCGGGGCAATCTGAACAAGTTCGCCGACGTGGCCGATATGGCCAGGATCGTCACGGGTCCGGTGACGCCGGTGATCGAGGACGCCGCCTTCGCCGCCGCTGCCTTGGAAGTCCTGCCCGAGGTCATCGACGCGGGCGCCTGGTCGGCGTGGACGGCGGCGGTGAAGGACAAGACCGGCGCCAAGGGCAAGGGCCTGTTCATGCCGCTGCGTCTGGCCCTGACCGGACAGGCGCACGGACCGGACATGGCGGCCATGGCGCCCCTGATCGGGCGCGAAGCCATCGTGCGTCGCCTGAAGGGCGAGGCGGGCTGA
- a CDS encoding CC_3452 family protein: MRALLAAALLFAATPAFADAPATSLTLADAAKAPAGRVIVDGAAWRCEGASCTASGGTNQPAARACRRVVAKLGPVTAFSYKGEALDAQALATCNAG; this comes from the coding sequence ATGCGTGCTCTTCTCGCCGCCGCCCTTCTGTTTGCGGCCACCCCTGCCTTCGCCGACGCCCCGGCCACCAGCCTGACCCTGGCCGACGCGGCCAAGGCGCCGGCCGGCCGCGTCATCGTCGATGGCGCCGCCTGGCGCTGCGAAGGCGCGTCCTGCACCGCCTCGGGCGGAACCAACCAGCCCGCCGCCCGCGCCTGCCGCCGTGTGGTCGCCAAGCTCGGCCCGGTCACGGCCTTCAGCTACAAGGGCGAAGCCCTGGATGCACAGGCCCTGGCGACCTGCAACGCCGGCTGA
- a CDS encoding LOG family protein, with protein MSLPPATIAPFDGRSVCLFCGSSDGADPQYVQAASAFGKATAEAGWRLVYGGGGVGLMGASARAAHEAGGRVVGIMPAFLRSRERLFDDVETVVVTSMHERKQLMYDQSDVFVVAPGGIGTLEEAIELLSWKRLDLHAKPVIFLNLNGFWENYFALIRHSVSEGMTPASFLDAYISVDTVEEAVIAMKKADDTPHLKHDHR; from the coding sequence ATGTCTTTGCCGCCCGCCACCATCGCCCCCTTCGACGGCCGTTCGGTCTGCCTGTTCTGCGGTTCGTCCGACGGGGCTGATCCGCAGTACGTCCAGGCCGCCAGCGCCTTCGGCAAGGCGACGGCCGAGGCCGGATGGCGCCTGGTCTATGGCGGCGGCGGCGTGGGCCTGATGGGCGCCTCGGCCCGCGCGGCGCACGAAGCTGGCGGCCGGGTCGTCGGCATCATGCCTGCCTTTTTGCGCAGTCGTGAACGTCTGTTCGACGACGTGGAGACCGTGGTCGTCACCTCGATGCACGAACGCAAGCAGCTGATGTACGATCAATCTGACGTCTTCGTCGTGGCGCCGGGCGGCATCGGCACCCTGGAAGAAGCCATCGAACTGCTGTCGTGGAAGCGCCTGGACCTGCACGCCAAGCCGGTCATCTTCCTGAACCTGAACGGTTTCTGGGAAAACTATTTCGCCCTGATCCGTCACAGCGTGAGCGAAGGCATGACGCCTGCCAGTTTCCTCGACGCCTACATCAGCGTCGACACTGTCGAAGAAGCCGTCATCGCCATGAAAAAGGCTGACGATACGCCGCACTTGAAACATGATCATCGGTAA
- a CDS encoding TolC family protein produces MLSSYRLPPRLAAGWALAAAAALFAGPAWADPAPSYAVLLERIGQTPSVVEAEALGEAAEARVRQARARPNPALSVDIENVAGSGPYAGFDGGDLSLSLTQGLELWGRRSARVNVARAESDAAILRRDLTLTDTAARLALVYAEAEAAQRRALLSEEALSLALADARAALALVEEGREPLLRGIQAESEAAAARAALDEAEAERAAALARLNAIAMLPDPATSIETSLLDASAAGLAGEDRLSPAVRVAEAEAIVAGRRVAVERINSRPDVTASLGMTRFGVEDQTALTFGVSLPLPLFDRNRGNIDAARAEFRAAEARVSQARQQASADRSAAVARLGSSGSRVAAADAGVTSAEEAYRLSRIGAEAGRISQLELRAGRAALINARSAAVDARLARVRAEIDLARLEGRAPFEGKH; encoded by the coding sequence ATGCTCTCTTCATATCGCCTACCGCCGCGTCTCGCGGCCGGTTGGGCGCTGGCCGCTGCGGCGGCCCTGTTCGCCGGCCCTGCCTGGGCCGACCCGGCGCCATCGTATGCTGTCTTGCTGGAACGGATCGGGCAGACACCGTCCGTTGTCGAAGCCGAAGCCCTGGGCGAAGCCGCCGAAGCGCGGGTCCGGCAGGCGCGCGCCCGGCCGAATCCGGCACTGTCCGTTGATATTGAGAACGTCGCCGGATCGGGGCCGTACGCCGGTTTCGACGGCGGTGATCTCAGTCTGTCGCTCACGCAGGGGTTGGAGCTGTGGGGGCGCAGGTCCGCTCGCGTGAACGTTGCCCGTGCGGAGTCGGACGCCGCCATCCTGCGGCGTGACCTGACGCTGACCGACACGGCGGCGCGGCTGGCCCTTGTCTACGCAGAGGCGGAAGCGGCCCAGCGTCGGGCGCTGCTGTCAGAAGAGGCCTTGTCCCTGGCCTTGGCTGATGCACGTGCGGCCCTGGCCCTGGTAGAGGAGGGGCGAGAGCCCCTTCTGCGCGGCATCCAGGCCGAAAGCGAGGCTGCGGCGGCGCGGGCGGCTCTGGACGAAGCTGAAGCGGAACGCGCAGCCGCCCTGGCGCGATTGAATGCGATCGCCATGTTGCCTGACCCGGCCACGTCGATCGAGACAAGTCTGCTGGATGCGTCCGCTGCCGGGCTTGCAGGAGAGGATCGGCTTTCCCCGGCTGTGCGTGTGGCCGAGGCCGAAGCCATTGTGGCCGGGCGACGCGTCGCCGTGGAACGCATCAACAGCCGTCCCGATGTGACAGCCAGCCTCGGAATGACGCGGTTCGGCGTGGAGGATCAGACGGCCCTGACCTTCGGCGTCAGTCTGCCTCTGCCCTTGTTCGACCGGAACCGGGGAAACATCGACGCCGCCCGCGCCGAGTTTCGCGCGGCGGAAGCGCGGGTGAGCCAGGCCCGTCAGCAGGCGAGCGCGGATCGATCGGCGGCTGTGGCCAGGCTGGGCTCATCTGGCAGTCGCGTCGCGGCGGCCGATGCGGGCGTGACCTCCGCCGAAGAGGCCTATCGCTTGTCGCGCATCGGCGCTGAGGCCGGCCGTATTTCGCAACTGGAGCTGCGCGCCGGACGCGCTGCCCTGATCAACGCGCGGTCTGCGGCCGTGGACGCTCGCCTGGCGAGGGTTCGCGCCGAGATCGACCTGGCGCGCCTGGAAGGCCGCGCTCCCTTTGAAGGAAAACACTGA
- a CDS encoding efflux RND transporter periplasmic adaptor subunit, producing MLKLSSNRKALIAGAAVLGLLGAGGLYLTLSPSASEAPVLDEGETLAHAAPEGVIELTPAQQRAAGVEVVAVARGGGSEIRLSGRVEPMVDARAAVSAAVGGRVERVLVAPGQSVRAGQALAVMVSGEAASLSAEVDAAQAAAIAAEQAHDRDEDLADLGVVARREAEVSHAQAASAQAVARAARARAAAAGSPSASGRFNVVSPIAGVVSSVQTGPGGFMPQGGVVAEVTNPSRVEVVFNAPAALASSVGVGATLRVNGPQGEFEAVVTGVAAGAGRESGATVIRARTAGGGLPPAGAAVAGVIITGESLGGFFVPSEAVQTVDGGAVVFVQVDGGFRAQPVLTGRQAGGRTEILRGLTGTERVASTNAFLLKAELAKGEAEHGH from the coding sequence ATGCTCAAGCTGTCATCCAACAGGAAGGCCCTGATCGCCGGCGCCGCAGTCCTCGGCCTGCTCGGAGCAGGCGGGCTGTATCTGACGCTTTCCCCGTCCGCTTCGGAGGCGCCTGTCCTCGACGAGGGCGAAACCCTTGCGCATGCGGCCCCCGAAGGCGTCATTGAATTGACGCCGGCGCAACAGCGTGCGGCAGGCGTCGAGGTCGTCGCCGTCGCCCGCGGCGGGGGCAGCGAAATCCGCCTGTCCGGCCGGGTGGAGCCCATGGTCGATGCTCGCGCTGCTGTTTCAGCGGCCGTCGGCGGTCGGGTGGAACGGGTGCTGGTCGCGCCGGGGCAGTCCGTGCGCGCGGGTCAGGCCCTGGCGGTGATGGTCAGCGGCGAGGCGGCCAGCCTAAGCGCCGAGGTCGACGCCGCCCAGGCCGCCGCCATCGCGGCGGAACAAGCGCATGACCGGGATGAGGATCTGGCCGACCTCGGCGTAGTGGCGCGTCGCGAAGCCGAGGTGTCCCATGCCCAGGCCGCAAGCGCGCAAGCGGTGGCGCGTGCTGCTCGCGCACGGGCGGCGGCGGCGGGTTCACCCAGCGCCTCGGGACGTTTCAACGTCGTCAGTCCGATCGCGGGCGTGGTCAGCTCAGTCCAGACCGGGCCCGGCGGGTTCATGCCCCAGGGCGGCGTCGTGGCCGAGGTCACCAATCCATCGCGGGTCGAGGTGGTGTTCAATGCGCCGGCCGCGCTGGCCTCAAGCGTGGGTGTGGGGGCGACTTTGCGGGTCAACGGCCCCCAGGGCGAGTTCGAGGCCGTAGTGACGGGCGTGGCGGCCGGCGCCGGTCGAGAAAGCGGGGCGACAGTCATCCGGGCGCGAACTGCAGGCGGCGGCTTGCCGCCGGCCGGCGCGGCGGTGGCGGGAGTCATCATCACTGGCGAATCGCTAGGCGGCTTCTTTGTGCCGTCCGAGGCGGTGCAGACCGTGGATGGAGGGGCCGTGGTCTTTGTTCAGGTTGACGGAGGTTTCCGCGCTCAACCCGTCCTCACGGGGCGACAGGCGGGGGGGCGAACCGAGATCCTTCGCGGTCTGACCGGGACCGAGCGCGTCGCTTCGACCAACGCCTTCCTGCTCAAGGCCGAACTGGCCAAGGGCGAAGCCGAGCACGGTCACTAG
- a CDS encoding efflux RND transporter permease subunit: MFKIIIEASVRFRWFIVLATTLVAAWGLFQLTRLPIDAVPDITNRQVQINTVAPALAPEQMERQVTYPLETAMAGIPGIQSTRSLTRNGFSQVTVIFTDATDIYFARQQVAERMAQARENLPEGVEPALAPITTGLGEVLMWTVDLKPFDAKTARAGRPGWQPDGAYLTPEGERLDTPQARATYLRTVQDWIIAPRMRTAPGLAGVDVNGGYVKEYAVRPDPARLAGYGLSLNDLIQALDRANTQAGAGYIQRAGEALTVRTDALAQTVEDLAQAPVVNRNGLVVRVADVATVEIGQAPRLGGASRDGHEAVIGTALMLAGENSRTVAQAAAERLEQISASLPPDIVAEPVLNRSALVNSTIKTVAKNLTEGALLVIVVLFLLLGNIRAATITALMIPISFLFAVIGMNRFGISGNLMSLGALDFGLLVDGAVVVVENTLLRLGQKRADLGRALTRNERLGVAASAARQMVKPAAFGQLIILLVFTPLLMLEGVEGKTFIPMGATVMLALVGAFIFSFTFVPAMAALLVKEPKTVHVDENGEAEEHETFLLRHARRWIEPAIRAAVSHPKTVLASAFGALLIGALAFTLLGREFIPTLDEGDIAMQALRVPSASLEQSLAMQMALERAIKAQPEVKTVFSRTGTAEAAVDPMPPNISDAVIVLKKHKEWPDPRLPKEELIARIEKAASTQLGNAFEFSQPIELRFNELISGVRTDLAVMVYGDDFAQLQKTADQVAGALRDTPGSADVRVEQASGLPTLTVSVDRFAAANYGLSAADVSEAVSAAIGGAEAGQIFEGDRRFDVVVRLSDAERNDPAALNALPVTTATGMTVPLSSVARIQVAEGQNQISRNDGSRRMVVQANVRGRDLGGFVADAQKQVDQQVSLPAGYSLKWGGQFENLKRAEQRLGLVIPVVFVLIGILLFMALGSFAEAGLVFACVPLALVGGALSLLLRGMPFSVSAAVGFIAVSGVATLNGLVLMQAIRERLQAGQAPRDAALFGAFSRLRAVLTTALVAIVGFIPMAIATGAGAEVQKPLATVVIGGLLTATALTLLVLPTFAALTVRRNRIEGGEG; encoded by the coding sequence ATGTTCAAAATCATCATTGAGGCGTCCGTCCGCTTCCGCTGGTTCATCGTCCTGGCCACGACGCTGGTCGCGGCCTGGGGCCTGTTCCAGCTGACCAGGCTGCCGATCGACGCCGTGCCGGACATCACCAACCGCCAGGTGCAGATCAACACCGTGGCCCCGGCCCTGGCTCCCGAACAGATGGAGCGTCAGGTCACCTACCCGCTGGAAACGGCGATGGCGGGCATTCCGGGGATACAGAGCACCCGTTCCCTGACCCGCAACGGCTTCAGTCAGGTGACGGTCATCTTCACCGACGCCACCGACATCTACTTCGCCCGTCAGCAGGTGGCCGAACGAATGGCGCAGGCGCGCGAAAACCTGCCTGAGGGCGTCGAACCGGCGCTGGCCCCGATCACCACCGGCCTGGGCGAAGTCCTGATGTGGACCGTCGACCTCAAGCCCTTCGACGCAAAGACCGCACGGGCGGGCCGTCCCGGCTGGCAACCCGACGGCGCCTATCTGACGCCCGAGGGCGAGCGGCTGGACACGCCGCAGGCGCGGGCCACCTATCTGCGCACCGTGCAGGACTGGATCATCGCGCCCCGGATGCGGACCGCGCCCGGTCTGGCGGGCGTCGACGTCAACGGCGGCTATGTGAAGGAATACGCCGTCCGCCCCGATCCGGCGCGACTGGCTGGCTATGGCCTCAGCCTGAACGACCTGATCCAGGCGCTGGACCGCGCCAACACGCAAGCGGGCGCTGGCTATATCCAGCGTGCGGGCGAGGCCCTGACCGTGCGTACCGACGCCCTGGCCCAGACGGTCGAGGATCTGGCCCAGGCGCCCGTGGTCAACCGCAATGGTCTGGTGGTCCGGGTCGCCGATGTGGCGACGGTCGAGATCGGCCAGGCGCCGCGTCTGGGCGGGGCCAGCCGCGACGGTCATGAAGCGGTCATTGGCACCGCCCTGATGCTGGCGGGCGAAAACAGCCGCACCGTGGCCCAGGCCGCCGCCGAACGGCTGGAACAGATCAGCGCCAGCCTGCCGCCCGACATCGTGGCCGAGCCGGTGCTGAACCGCAGCGCCCTGGTCAACTCCACCATCAAGACCGTGGCCAAGAACCTGACCGAAGGGGCGCTGCTGGTTATCGTCGTGCTGTTCCTGCTGCTGGGGAACATCCGCGCGGCGACGATCACGGCCCTGATGATCCCGATCAGCTTCCTGTTCGCGGTCATCGGCATGAACCGTTTCGGCATCAGCGGAAACCTGATGAGTCTGGGGGCGCTGGACTTCGGCCTGCTGGTCGACGGCGCCGTGGTGGTGGTCGAGAACACCCTGCTGCGTCTGGGCCAGAAGCGCGCCGATCTGGGCCGCGCCCTGACCCGCAACGAACGGCTGGGCGTCGCCGCCTCGGCCGCGCGCCAGATGGTCAAGCCCGCCGCCTTCGGCCAGCTGATCATCCTGCTGGTCTTTACCCCCCTGTTGATGCTGGAAGGAGTCGAGGGCAAGACCTTCATTCCCATGGGCGCCACGGTCATGCTGGCCCTGGTCGGCGCCTTCATCTTCTCCTTCACCTTCGTCCCGGCGATGGCCGCCCTGCTGGTGAAAGAACCCAAGACCGTCCACGTCGACGAGAACGGCGAGGCGGAGGAGCACGAGACCTTCCTGCTGCGCCACGCGCGTCGCTGGATCGAACCGGCCATTCGCGCCGCCGTCTCGCATCCGAAGACGGTGCTGGCCTCGGCCTTCGGCGCCCTGCTGATCGGCGCCCTGGCCTTCACCCTGTTGGGGCGCGAGTTCATCCCGACGCTGGACGAAGGCGACATCGCCATGCAGGCGTTGCGCGTGCCCTCAGCCTCGCTGGAGCAGTCGCTCGCCATGCAGATGGCGCTGGAGCGCGCCATCAAGGCCCAGCCGGAGGTGAAGACCGTCTTCTCGCGCACCGGTACGGCCGAGGCGGCGGTGGACCCCATGCCGCCGAACATCTCGGACGCCGTCATCGTGCTGAAGAAGCACAAGGAATGGCCCGATCCGCGCCTGCCGAAGGAGGAGCTGATCGCCCGCATCGAGAAGGCCGCCTCGACCCAGTTGGGCAACGCCTTCGAGTTCAGCCAGCCGATTGAGCTGCGCTTCAACGAGCTGATCTCGGGCGTCCGGACCGATCTGGCGGTCATGGTCTATGGCGACGACTTCGCCCAGCTTCAGAAGACGGCCGATCAGGTGGCTGGCGCCCTGCGCGACACGCCGGGTTCGGCCGACGTGCGGGTGGAGCAGGCGTCCGGCCTGCCGACCCTGACGGTCAGCGTCGACCGCTTCGCCGCCGCCAACTACGGCCTGTCGGCGGCGGACGTGTCCGAAGCCGTCTCGGCGGCGATCGGCGGCGCCGAGGCCGGTCAGATCTTCGAGGGCGACCGCCGCTTCGACGTGGTGGTCCGCCTGTCGGACGCGGAACGCAACGATCCCGCCGCCCTGAACGCCCTGCCGGTCACGACGGCGACGGGGATGACGGTGCCCCTGTCCTCAGTCGCCCGTATTCAGGTGGCGGAAGGCCAGAACCAGATCAGCCGCAATGACGGCAGCCGCCGCATGGTGGTTCAGGCCAATGTGCGCGGCCGCGATCTGGGCGGCTTCGTCGCTGACGCCCAGAAACAGGTCGATCAGCAGGTCAGCCTGCCCGCAGGCTATTCGCTCAAATGGGGCGGCCAGTTCGAGAACCTGAAGCGGGCCGAGCAGCGTCTGGGTCTGGTCATCCCCGTGGTCTTCGTCCTGATCGGCATCCTGCTGTTCATGGCGTTAGGATCATTCGCGGAGGCGGGGCTGGTGTTCGCCTGCGTGCCTCTGGCGCTGGTCGGCGGGGCGCTGTCGCTGTTGCTGCGGGGGATGCCCTTCTCGGTCTCGGCGGCGGTTGGCTTCATCGCCGTGTCGGGCGTCGCGACCCTGAACGGCTTGGTGCTGATGCAGGCCATCCGTGAGCGGCTTCAGGCGGGTCAGGCCCCGCGAGACGCCGCCCTGTTCGGCGCCTTCAGCCGTCTGCGCGCGGTGCTGACGACGGCCCTGGTGGCCATTGTCGGCTTCATCCCCATGGCCATCGCCACCGGGGCGGGCGCCGAGGTGCAGAAGCCGTTGGCGACCGTGGTCATCGGCGGCCTTCTGACCGCCACCGCCCTGACGCTCTTGGTGCTGCCTACGTTTGCAGCCCTGACGGTCAGGCGTAATCGTATTGAGGGCGGCGAAGGTTGA
- a CDS encoding RNA polymerase sigma factor, producing the protein MTATKADLHRFVGRYVGAADDAQDLLQETYAAAWFAMKRYDPARPFDVWLRAIALNKCRDWSRRRAVRRVVRGIMGLDAPEALTVDDDTPLMESTLDDRRRAQALQHALAELPDALKAPLLLAALKGRSHAQVADLLGITPKAVETRIARARKKLAEKLPSST; encoded by the coding sequence ATGACCGCGACCAAGGCTGATCTGCATCGCTTCGTGGGTCGCTATGTCGGCGCCGCCGACGACGCCCAGGACCTTCTGCAGGAAACCTACGCAGCCGCCTGGTTCGCCATGAAGCGCTACGACCCCGCGCGGCCGTTTGATGTCTGGCTGCGCGCAATTGCGTTGAACAAGTGCCGAGACTGGAGCCGGCGTCGGGCCGTGCGTCGCGTGGTCCGGGGAATCATGGGTCTGGATGCCCCTGAAGCCCTGACTGTAGACGACGACACGCCATTGATGGAATCGACTCTGGATGATCGCCGGCGCGCCCAGGCCCTTCAGCACGCCCTGGCCGAACTACCGGACGCACTGAAGGCACCGCTTCTGCTGGCCGCCCTGAAAGGACGATCCCATGCCCAGGTCGCCGATCTTTTAGGCATCACCCCCAAGGCCGTCGAAACCCGCATCGCGCGAGCCCGCAAGAAGCTAGCGGAAAAACTACCGTCTTCGACCTGA
- a CDS encoding Spy/CpxP family protein refolding chaperone has translation MSSGWKSVIFTALMAAVVSGAVTWTSAVWIMRERQPANLHAIVHQKLDLTAQQDHALDAIEARFAARRPALEAEVRKANRELAAAIAASKGDTPEVQAAVDHFHVAMGDLQKATIAHVFEMRAVLTPAQARIFDEAVVDALSQDAG, from the coding sequence ATGAGCTCTGGCTGGAAGTCCGTCATTTTCACCGCCCTCATGGCGGCTGTTGTCAGCGGCGCTGTGACCTGGACAAGCGCTGTATGGATCATGCGGGAACGCCAACCCGCCAACCTGCACGCCATTGTTCATCAGAAGCTGGATCTGACCGCGCAACAGGACCACGCGCTTGACGCCATTGAGGCCCGCTTCGCGGCGCGACGTCCGGCGCTGGAAGCGGAGGTCCGCAAGGCCAATCGGGAACTCGCCGCCGCCATCGCCGCCAGCAAGGGCGACACGCCCGAGGTTCAGGCGGCCGTTGATCATTTCCATGTCGCCATGGGCGACTTGCAAAAGGCCACGATCGCCCACGTCTTTGAAATGCGCGCCGTCCTGACGCCGGCCCAGGCCCGGATCTTCGACGAGGCCGTGGTCGACGCCCTCAGTCAGGACGCCGGCTAG
- a CDS encoding integrase arm-type DNA-binding domain-containing protein, with amino-acid sequence MSDPKLNLTDRNLIGLAYAREGQYRVRDTETPGFFVLIGSRTKSFMIQSDLRVEKKRTTIRMKVAEVGEISAREARSRAKGLLARIAAGEDPRPPRVDPIPVLQDAGVPTLREAWERFKASHLERKGRAHGTFRNYTDHMERLFADWLDQPLSVIGEMPRLLADRHDHITRNHGPAIANGAARSFRAVYNHARKTCRQLPAENPAIGVDWNPDRRRNTAMGAADLPGWFEQAALIPNPIRREFQLLTLLSGSRPEALKNVRVEDLDLRRRVMHIRLPKGGPDKAFDVPLSRAMLESIFRLRRLGPVIYPQSGREWLFPSDAACGHMTEHKEKREVLSHYGNDLRQTYRTIGQAAEVSEIDMHLLMNHSLPGVNAGYITRSKLMRDHLRAQQEKLSQFIVGSAVGRGRRPSAELSRWLNSTSRMMLQELLDEHPDTARLRAGPRSALRRLEVQAARMAVHELPGALLDAPSRRSRRYA; translated from the coding sequence ATGAGCGACCCCAAACTCAACCTGACGGACCGCAATCTGATCGGCCTGGCCTACGCCCGCGAAGGCCAGTACCGCGTCCGCGACACCGAAACGCCCGGCTTCTTCGTCCTCATCGGCAGCCGCACGAAAAGCTTCATGATCCAGTCGGATCTGAGGGTCGAAAAGAAGCGCACCACCATCCGAATGAAGGTCGCCGAGGTCGGCGAGATTTCCGCTCGGGAGGCGCGGTCACGAGCCAAGGGACTGCTGGCTCGGATCGCCGCCGGCGAAGATCCGCGGCCTCCGCGCGTCGATCCGATCCCCGTTCTTCAGGACGCCGGCGTGCCGACGCTGCGGGAGGCCTGGGAACGCTTCAAAGCGTCCCACCTTGAGCGCAAGGGCCGTGCTCACGGCACCTTCCGCAACTATACGGACCACATGGAGCGGCTCTTCGCCGACTGGCTCGATCAGCCCTTGTCGGTCATCGGAGAAATGCCCCGCCTGCTGGCCGACCGCCACGACCACATCACCAGGAACCACGGTCCCGCCATCGCCAACGGCGCCGCGCGCAGCTTCCGGGCCGTCTACAATCACGCCCGCAAGACCTGCCGTCAGCTTCCGGCTGAGAATCCGGCGATCGGCGTCGATTGGAACCCGGATCGGCGCAGGAACACCGCCATGGGCGCGGCCGATCTGCCGGGTTGGTTCGAGCAGGCCGCCCTGATCCCCAATCCCATACGACGGGAGTTTCAACTGCTGACGCTGCTATCCGGCTCCCGGCCGGAGGCGCTGAAGAACGTCAGGGTGGAGGACCTCGATCTGCGCCGCCGCGTCATGCACATCCGTCTTCCGAAAGGCGGACCGGACAAGGCGTTCGATGTGCCGCTGTCACGGGCGATGCTGGAATCCATTTTCCGCCTGCGTCGGCTCGGTCCCGTCATCTATCCGCAGAGCGGCCGGGAGTGGTTGTTCCCGAGCGACGCGGCGTGCGGTCACATGACCGAACACAAGGAAAAGCGCGAGGTCCTAAGCCACTATGGAAACGACCTGCGCCAGACCTATCGGACCATCGGGCAGGCGGCGGAAGTGTCCGAGATCGACATGCACCTGCTGATGAACCACTCGCTGCCGGGCGTGAACGCCGGCTACATCACGCGATCCAAGCTGATGCGCGACCACCTGCGGGCCCAGCAGGAGAAGCTGTCGCAGTTCATCGTCGGATCCGCCGTGGGGCGAGGCAGGCGGCCCAGCGCCGAGCTCAGTCGTTGGTTGAACAGCACGAGCCGGATGATGCTGCAGGAGCTGTTGGACGAGCATCCGGATACGGCCCGGCTGAGGGCGGGGCCGAGATCCGCGCTGCGCAGACTCGAAGTGCAGGCAGCGCGGATGGCGGTGCACGAACTGCCTGGAGCTCTGCTCGACGCCCCGTCACGCAGAAGTCGACGCTACGCCTAG